In one window of Hyla sarda isolate aHylSar1 chromosome 1, aHylSar1.hap1, whole genome shotgun sequence DNA:
- the MED11 gene encoding mediator of RNA polymerase II transcription subunit 11 yields MATYNLANERLRILEEIEKEIAAILLNAGNVILELSKEKPNERLLDRHATQFATSMQKVESELSGQIRYLTQVATGQPHEGSSYSARKDGTMALNRIDYARVKLAELCRTCEQMLEQP; encoded by the exons ATGGCTACTTATAACCTGGCAAATGAAAGACTGCGTATCCTAGAGGAGATCGAGAAAGAAATTGCGGCCATCTTATTAAATGCAG GGAATGTTATATTAGAGCTCTCCAAAGAGAAGCCAAATGAACGCCTTCTAGACAGACATGCCACTCAGTTCGCCACCTCCATGCAGAAGGTTGAATCTGAACTCTCAGGACAAATCCGTTATCTCACACAG GTAGCTACAGGACAGCCCCATGAAGGTTCCAGTTACAGCGCACGCAAGGATGGAACAATGGCACTCAACAGAATTGACTATGCTCGAGTGAAGCTAGCAGAACTGTGTAGAACATGTGAGCAGATGTTGGAGCAGCCTtga